One genomic region from candidate division WOR-3 bacterium encodes:
- the mnmG gene encoding tRNA uridine-5-carboxymethylaminomethyl(34) synthesis enzyme MnmG, translating into MAYTEKFDIIVVGGGHAGIEASLVSARSGFNTLLLTLNIDNIGQMSCNPSIGGLAKGHLVKEIDALGGEIGFLADKTIVQFRMLNRSKGPAVWSPRTQNDRIRYKQEALNTLVNQKNLTIKQEEVIDILVEKKEIVGVRTGIGNEYLARAVIITTGTFLNGLMHIGLETYPGGRLGEPKSGNLSQSLIKLGFNLGRLKTGTSPRVAKNSIDISKMDIQNGEEPIEPYSYRSSEIRIKQLPCYITRTNEETHKIINKNLDRSPLYTGRIIGIGPRYCPSIETKVVRFSDRNSHIVFVEPEGYDSGEYYLNGLSTSLPYDVQIDMLHSINGLENAIITRPGYAVEYDFVYPIQLYPTLETKLIKNLYCAGQINGTSGYEEAGAQGFIAGINAVLKLRGKLPFILKRYEAYIGVLIDDLVTKNTIEPYRMFTSLAEHRLILRIDNVYDRLMHYGVDFGLINIDFYKEVQSEREMIDRTIEKLKKSIIKPEIMNPLLIAKNEMPVPEEGGGISLLQILKRPGISWQDIFAFLSEQVAEKIGLRTEIEVKYEGYIKREQEMIEKLKKIENIEIPEDFDYNAIKGLSNEAKSKLNQTKPKNLDQASRIQGISPVDILTILINLKNKKGEE; encoded by the coding sequence GTGGCATATACTGAAAAATTTGATATTATTGTGGTTGGGGGTGGGCATGCAGGTATTGAGGCATCCCTTGTTTCAGCCCGCAGTGGTTTTAATACCCTTCTTTTAACCTTAAATATAGATAATATTGGTCAAATGTCCTGTAATCCCTCAATCGGTGGTCTTGCCAAAGGGCATCTTGTGAAAGAGATTGATGCACTGGGTGGAGAGATTGGTTTTCTCGCTGATAAAACCATTGTTCAGTTCAGAATGCTTAATCGTTCAAAAGGTCCTGCCGTATGGTCTCCAAGGACGCAGAATGACCGGATAAGATATAAGCAAGAGGCACTTAACACGCTCGTTAATCAAAAGAATCTTACGATAAAACAGGAAGAAGTAATTGATATTTTGGTGGAAAAAAAAGAGATAGTAGGGGTCAGGACAGGCATTGGAAATGAATATCTTGCCAGGGCGGTTATCATTACAACAGGAACATTTTTAAATGGTCTGATGCATATAGGACTTGAAACCTATCCTGGGGGGAGGCTTGGTGAACCAAAATCAGGCAATTTGAGCCAGTCATTAATAAAATTGGGCTTTAATCTTGGTAGGTTGAAGACTGGGACATCCCCAAGGGTAGCAAAGAATTCAATAGATATATCAAAGATGGATATTCAGAATGGTGAAGAACCAATTGAACCATATTCATACAGAAGTTCTGAAATAAGGATTAAACAACTGCCATGTTATATCACAAGGACGAATGAAGAGACCCATAAAATTATAAATAAAAATCTTGATCGTTCACCACTCTACACAGGCAGAATTATCGGAATAGGACCAAGATACTGCCCATCAATAGAGACAAAGGTGGTAAGATTTTCAGACCGTAATTCCCATATTGTTTTCGTAGAACCCGAAGGATATGACTCGGGCGAATATTATCTTAATGGATTATCAACATCCCTTCCCTATGATGTTCAGATTGATATGCTCCATTCAATAAATGGACTGGAAAATGCAATAATCACCAGGCCCGGTTATGCTGTGGAGTATGATTTTGTCTATCCGATACAGTTATATCCAACACTGGAGACAAAGTTAATCAAAAACCTTTATTGTGCTGGGCAGATAAACGGCACATCAGGATATGAAGAGGCAGGAGCCCAGGGATTTATTGCCGGAATAAATGCAGTCTTGAAATTGCGGGGTAAATTACCTTTCATATTAAAAAGGTATGAGGCATATATTGGAGTATTGATTGATGACCTCGTTACAAAGAATACCATTGAGCCTTATCGGATGTTTACATCCCTCGCCGAACATAGATTGATATTGAGGATTGATAATGTGTATGATAGACTTATGCATTATGGGGTTGATTTTGGACTTATCAATATTGATTTTTATAAAGAAGTTCAAAGCGAAAGGGAAATGATTGATAGAACGATTGAGAAGTTAAAAAAGTCAATAATAAAGCCGGAAATTATGAATCCGCTTTTGATTGCAAAAAATGAAATGCCTGTTCCTGAAGAAGGGGGAGGGATAAGCTTATTACAGATTTTGAAGAGGCCCGGGATTTCCTGGCAGGATATATTTGCCTTTTTAAGTGAACAGGTTGCAGAAAAAATTGGTTTAAGGACCGAGATTGAAGTTAAATATGAGGGTTACATAAAACGCGAACAGGAAATGATTGAGAAACTTAAAAAAATTGAAAATATTGAAATACCCGAAGATTTTGACTACAATGCAATTAAAGGTTTATCAAATGAGGCAAAAAGTAAACTCAACCAAACCAAACCAAAGAATCTTGACCAGGCATCACGGATACAGGGAATAAGCCCGGTTGATATATTGACAATTTTAATAAATTTAAAAAACAAAAAGGGAGAAGAATAG
- a CDS encoding zf-HC2 domain-containing protein has product MRHEEIERLIHKRLDKEITTEEEKELFEHIRRCSQCREFYLEMERIKQDIFNLTEFFPRVDFNTRIISAINIKRHKIWYKAIPAFGSIYLIGLAILLFTPLPNYLFSKLILTLPGLVYIFDKIKPFGNGLFLLASSFLKFNQVVIFTGFLLSLFIFYTIGKILKTREVL; this is encoded by the coding sequence ATGAGGCATGAAGAGATAGAAAGGCTTATCCATAAGAGACTGGATAAAGAGATAACAACAGAAGAAGAAAAAGAGCTCTTTGAGCATATAAGAAGATGTTCCCAATGCAGGGAATTTTATCTTGAAATGGAAAGGATAAAGCAAGATATCTTCAACTTGACCGAATTCTTCCCAAGGGTTGATTTCAATACCCGTATTATTTCCGCGATAAATATCAAAAGGCATAAAATCTGGTATAAAGCAATTCCTGCTTTCGGAAGCATATATTTAATTGGACTTGCTATTCTATTATTCACCCCACTTCCCAATTATCTATTTTCAAAACTGATTCTAACATTACCTGGGCTTGTTTATATTTTTGACAAGATAAAGCCATTTGGAAACGGATTATTTCTCCTTGCCTCATCTTTTTTAAAGTTTAACCAGGTTGTAATCTTTACTGGCTTTTTGCTTAGTTTGTTTATATTTTACACCATTGGGAAAATATTAAAAACCAGGGAGGTATTATGA
- a CDS encoding polymer-forming cytoskeletal protein, with translation MIEFITILILLTVDTQYQSEPCAYKFSGDYHLKSGDTLREDVSVSSGNAMIDGVIDGDLAVMGGSVTVNGTIDGDVAVFGGEIENYGKITGDAAVAGGSVKNKGTIDGDIAVAGGTVILDSGSVVMGDIAIVGGSVDRSDFAVVEGQITTVDIGKIDKIMPRLSRLLRLRQNPCILGSGLHIVTSIAFIIVMYILNLLLLLIFPKAIEKIGNKIKKNIWACIAIGIGIEILFVPLILLFVISIIGIPIIPAFVLALFIGMLFGISGFSVVLGERICTGLNWNIDNKIGLFSTGWLGIMIILIIGILLKNAGFFGTLIWLLGIVIVYVAVTIGIGGVLYALVKKDKEII, from the coding sequence ATGATAGAATTTATAACAATTCTTATATTGTTAACGGTAGATACTCAATATCAATCAGAGCCCTGTGCATATAAATTTTCCGGTGATTATCATTTAAAATCAGGTGATACACTAAGAGAAGATGTCTCGGTGAGCAGTGGGAATGCTATGATTGATGGTGTGATTGATGGCGACCTTGCGGTGATGGGTGGTTCAGTAACGGTTAATGGGACCATAGATGGTGATGTTGCAGTATTTGGTGGTGAGATTGAAAATTATGGTAAGATCACCGGTGATGCGGCAGTTGCTGGTGGCTCGGTAAAAAATAAAGGAACAATTGATGGCGACATTGCTGTTGCTGGCGGGACAGTCATTCTTGATTCAGGTTCGGTCGTTATGGGTGATATAGCAATCGTTGGTGGGAGTGTTGACCGCTCTGACTTCGCAGTTGTTGAAGGACAGATAACTACCGTTGATATCGGTAAGATTGACAAAATTATGCCAAGGCTCAGCAGGTTGTTACGATTAAGGCAAAATCCGTGCATATTGGGATCTGGATTGCACATAGTTACATCAATCGCATTTATCATTGTAATGTATATTTTGAATCTCCTCTTGCTTTTGATTTTCCCTAAAGCGATAGAAAAAATAGGCAACAAAATAAAAAAGAATATCTGGGCTTGTATCGCTATCGGCATCGGTATTGAAATACTTTTTGTCCCATTGATTCTACTCTTTGTTATTTCCATTATAGGCATTCCTATAATCCCAGCCTTTGTCCTCGCACTATTCATTGGTATGCTCTTTGGTATCTCTGGATTCTCGGTTGTCCTTGGCGAAAGGATATGTACAGGATTGAACTGGAATATAGATAATAAAATCGGTCTGTTTTCAACCGGCTGGCTCGGGATAATGATTATACTGATAATTGGGATACTACTAAAAAATGCAGGCTTTTTTGGAACTTTGATATGGCTCCTGGGGATTGTAATAGTTTATGTTGCAGTAACGATTGGAATTGGTGGTGTCCTTTATGCACTGGTAAAAAAAGATAAAGAAATTATTTAG
- a CDS encoding PAS domain S-box protein, whose product MKILVLDDKAENRILLKEILKEKGHNIVEVNNCVDAFKLLLENGFDLIISGILQPVLDGLQFCYRVKTNDKTKDIPMVICVPGVTDEKGQEYLKNLGADAVMNTTMQKEQFAHKLNDFISDIVSGSIQTNRPSLHIDKSVLQTYSAHFLQKLLGISTKYQTLFDSAGDGIMILKDYKFVECNKRALEIFGCDEKDIIGKYPYELSPAFQPDGSNSNEKAIQMMKEALYGKPMFFEWQHRRIDGSLFDTEVSLRRFELPDGVYLLALVRDITEKKRIQGQLKENEELFRTIFESAKDCIFIKNKALRYVMVNKCTAELLGMKTEEIIGKTDFDIFGPDTANTIISEDRRVLNGEVIENFSERNIRGKRFKFHTIKVPLYNAKGEIWGLCGIARDISEQETTKSELIKNQERLQLITENITEVIFILDMDLKFTFMSPSIKIIGYDTDELLNNGVEKLLTRHSYSDAMKVLKEELEIESIPTLNKNRYRSLLLQIKKRDGMEIWAQTTFKFIRDKEGKPIGILGVARDVSDAYNAHQELKKSYEQLNRLLEGAVTALASAVEKRDPYTAGHQRRVAELTCTIAEEMGLSKEIINYLRIASLLHDVGKIYVPAEILAKPTTLTPAEFEIIKTHSQVGYEILAPVNFPWPIPEIVLQHHEKMDGSGYPKGLKGDEIMIEAKILCVADIVEAMMSHRPYREALGLDQALNDISKGRGIKFEPEIVDICIKLFKEKGFRFSK is encoded by the coding sequence ATGAAGATTTTAGTTCTGGACGATAAGGCAGAAAATAGAATTTTATTGAAGGAAATTTTAAAAGAGAAGGGGCACAATATAGTAGAAGTCAACAATTGTGTTGATGCATTTAAACTTCTTTTAGAAAATGGGTTTGATTTAATAATCAGCGGTATTTTACAGCCGGTTCTTGATGGATTGCAATTCTGTTATCGGGTAAAAACAAATGATAAGACAAAAGATATCCCAATGGTAATTTGTGTTCCTGGTGTTACTGATGAAAAAGGGCAGGAGTATTTAAAAAATCTCGGGGCGGATGCCGTTATGAATACTACTATGCAAAAAGAACAATTCGCTCATAAATTGAATGATTTTATAAGTGATATCGTTAGTGGTTCGATACAGACAAATAGGCCTTCATTGCATATAGACAAGTCAGTTTTGCAGACTTACAGCGCACATTTTTTACAAAAGTTACTTGGAATATCAACCAAATATCAGACGCTATTTGACAGTGCGGGTGATGGTATTATGATTCTAAAGGATTATAAATTTGTAGAATGTAATAAAAGAGCACTTGAGATTTTTGGTTGCGATGAAAAAGACATAATTGGGAAATACCCTTACGAACTTTCTCCTGCGTTCCAACCCGACGGAAGTAATTCAAATGAAAAGGCAATACAGATGATGAAGGAAGCACTTTACGGGAAACCTATGTTTTTTGAATGGCAGCACAGAAGAATTGATGGTTCGTTATTTGATACTGAAGTAAGTTTGAGAAGATTTGAATTGCCCGATGGTGTATATCTTCTTGCATTAGTAAGGGATATTACTGAGAAAAAAAGAATACAGGGGCAGTTAAAAGAGAATGAAGAATTGTTCCGGACAATATTTGAGTCAGCAAAGGATTGTATATTCATAAAAAATAAGGCATTGAGATATGTTATGGTCAATAAATGTACGGCTGAATTATTGGGAATGAAAACCGAAGAAATAATTGGTAAAACTGATTTTGATATTTTTGGTCCGGATACTGCTAATACAATTATTTCCGAAGACCGGAGAGTTCTAAACGGAGAGGTTATTGAAAATTTTTCGGAAAGAAATATAAGAGGAAAAAGATTTAAGTTCCATACGATTAAGGTTCCTCTCTATAATGCAAAAGGTGAGATTTGGGGACTTTGTGGTATCGCGCGGGATATTTCTGAACAAGAGACAACGAAAAGTGAATTAATAAAGAACCAGGAACGGCTGCAACTAATAACAGAGAATATAACTGAGGTTATTTTTATCCTTGATATGGATTTGAAGTTTACATTTATGAGCCCTTCTATAAAGATAATTGGTTATGATACGGATGAATTGTTAAATAACGGGGTTGAAAAACTATTAACCCGACATTCCTACTCAGATGCAATGAAGGTGTTGAAAGAAGAATTAGAAATTGAGAGCATACCTACTTTAAACAAAAATAGATACCGCTCATTATTGCTACAAATTAAAAAGCGTGATGGAATGGAAATATGGGCACAGACGACTTTTAAATTTATAAGAGATAAAGAAGGCAAACCAATCGGGATTCTTGGTGTGGCAAGGGATGTTAGTGATGCATATAATGCACACCAGGAATTGAAAAAAAGTTATGAACAACTCAATAGACTACTTGAAGGTGCAGTAACCGCCCTTGCCTCAGCAGTAGAAAAACGCGACCCTTATACTGCAGGCCATCAGCGCCGTGTTGCGGAATTGACCTGTACCATTGCTGAAGAAATGGGTCTTTCAAAGGAAATTATAAATTATCTTCGTATCGCCTCTCTCCTCCATGATGTTGGTAAGATATATGTGCCTGCAGAGATACTTGCCAAACCCACCACATTGACACCGGCAGAATTTGAGATAATAAAAACACATAGCCAGGTTGGTTATGAGATTCTTGCTCCGGTAAATTTCCCCTGGCCCATACCTGAGATTGTTCTTCAACACCATGAAAAAATGGACGGTTCTGGTTATCCAAAGGGTTTGAAAGGAGATGAGATTATGATTGAGGCAAAGATACTTTGTGTCGCAGATATTGTTGAGGCAATGATGTCCCATCGTCCATATCGTGAGGCATTGGGTCTTGACCAGGCACTTAATGATATAAGCAAAGGAAGGGGAATCAAATTTGAACCCGAGATTGTGGATATCTGTATAAAATTATTTAAAGAAAAAGGGTTCAGATTTTCTAAATAA
- a CDS encoding zinc-dependent dehydrogenase yields MRVAVYYNNKDIRIEERPIPEIKENELLVKVIASGICGSDVMEWYRIKSAPRVLGHEIAGEIVKKGRDVKDFQIGDRVFVSHHVPCNECRYCIKGYHTVCETLKKTNFDPGGFAEYLRVPEINVKFGTFLLPEQVSYEEGTFIEPLGCVIRGQRFAEIKTDDTVLVIGSGIAGILHIKLLKARGVKSIIATDINEYRLQFAKKCGAEVVNAKDNVMEKVKELNNGRLADVVIVNTTALSAFEQAFSSVDRAGTLLLFAPTAPEVRIPLPLFDLYFKGVKIVFSYAAVKQDIVEAIDLLKNKKLNVDDMITHRFGLDEIQKGFELVEKAGYSLKILIEPQR; encoded by the coding sequence ATGCGTGTTGCAGTTTACTACAACAATAAAGATATAAGAATAGAAGAAAGACCCATACCAGAGATTAAAGAAAACGAACTGCTGGTTAAGGTGATTGCCAGCGGGATATGTGGTAGTGATGTAATGGAGTGGTATCGGATAAAGAGTGCGCCAAGGGTCTTAGGGCATGAGATTGCCGGTGAGATTGTTAAAAAGGGCCGAGATGTTAAAGATTTTCAAATAGGAGATAGGGTTTTTGTATCCCATCATGTTCCCTGTAATGAATGCAGATATTGTATCAAAGGTTATCATACGGTCTGCGAGACACTCAAAAAGACCAACTTTGACCCCGGGGGGTTTGCTGAATACCTGCGCGTTCCGGAAATAAATGTAAAATTCGGAACATTTTTATTACCCGAACAAGTATCTTATGAAGAAGGGACATTCATTGAACCACTCGGTTGTGTAATAAGAGGTCAGAGGTTTGCGGAAATAAAAACAGATGATACCGTGCTGGTGATTGGCTCGGGCATTGCGGGTATATTACATATAAAACTTTTAAAGGCACGGGGCGTTAAAAGTATAATTGCAACAGATATAAATGAATACCGCCTTCAATTTGCAAAAAAGTGTGGGGCAGAGGTTGTCAATGCAAAAGATAATGTAATGGAAAAGGTGAAAGAATTAAATAATGGTCGTCTCGCAGATGTTGTGATTGTAAATACAACTGCGCTCAGTGCCTTTGAACAGGCGTTTTCATCTGTAGACCGTGCCGGCACGCTTTTGTTGTTTGCACCTACTGCCCCTGAAGTGCGTATTCCCCTTCCACTTTTTGACCTTTATTTTAAAGGGGTTAAGATTGTTTTTTCTTATGCAGCAGTTAAGCAGGATATAGTTGAAGCAATTGATTTATTAAAAAATAAGAAACTAAATGTTGATGATATGATTACACATAGATTTGGCTTGGATGAAATTCAAAAAGGATTTGAACTTGTAGAAAAGGCTGGCTATTCATTAAAAATATTAATAGAACCTCAAAGGTAG
- the lsrF gene encoding 3-hydroxy-5-phosphonooxypentane-2,4-dione thiolase, translating into MDWGLKNRLSRIIKPETGRTVMLAVDHGYFLGPTSGLEVPSKTIRPLLRFADSLMLTRGVLRTSVPDYFDIPIVLRVSGGTSILSKDLSNEGITTSIKEAIRLNACAVALSIFVGSEHEKETLLALSELVNQAEEYGIAVLAVTAVGREMERDAKYLSLCCRIAAELGAHFVKTYYCEDFEKVVETCPVPIVIAGGKKIPEKEALQLAYNAINKGAVGVDMGRNIFQSEDPVAMIQAVRAIVHKNVSVNEAYEIFEEKRRKSYKG; encoded by the coding sequence ATGGATTGGGGATTAAAAAATAGATTATCACGAATAATTAAACCAGAAACCGGCAGGACCGTGATGCTGGCAGTGGATCATGGTTATTTTCTTGGTCCAACAAGCGGACTTGAAGTTCCGTCAAAGACAATTAGACCATTACTTCGTTTTGCCGATTCATTAATGCTCACAAGAGGGGTATTAAGGACTTCAGTACCCGATTATTTTGATATACCGATTGTACTCCGTGTTTCGGGTGGCACAAGTATACTTTCAAAAGATTTATCGAATGAAGGAATTACTACATCAATAAAAGAGGCAATAAGGTTGAATGCCTGTGCAGTGGCACTCTCAATATTTGTAGGCTCTGAACATGAAAAGGAAACATTATTAGCACTCTCCGAACTCGTCAATCAGGCAGAAGAATATGGTATTGCAGTCCTTGCGGTTACTGCTGTAGGCAGAGAAATGGAAAGGGATGCAAAATATCTCAGTCTATGCTGTCGGATTGCAGCAGAACTTGGTGCCCATTTTGTAAAGACATATTATTGCGAAGATTTTGAAAAAGTTGTTGAAACTTGTCCGGTTCCGATTGTTATCGCAGGTGGTAAGAAAATTCCTGAAAAAGAAGCATTACAACTTGCTTATAATGCAATAAATAAGGGAGCAGTCGGAGTTGATATGGGCAGGAATATATTTCAATCTGAAGACCCGGTTGCGATGATACAGGCGGTGAGGGCAATCGTGCACAAAAATGTAAGCGTAAATGAGGCATATGAGATATTTGAGGAAAAAAGAAGGAAAAGTTATAAGGGTTGA
- a CDS encoding M20/M25/M40 family metallo-hydrolase, whose protein sequence is MNNNSTYLDEILEKLCKANGIGYAGEIKDILVGEIKPYTDDARNFPDGSVYGLIKGMRNVNVMLACHIDEIGFIVSSIEDNGFIRFKQVGGCDDRILPGQEVVILGKKEIKGYVGAKPPHLMKKEEVNKVMTTDKLFIDTGLKPEVLKKFVDIGDFICFAGYYNKLQGDFRSAKALDNRSSIACAILVLRELSELGSPVNLHFVATNQEEFSGLGARIHSYRLSPDYCVVIDVTHGEYPGLSEGEYFSLNKGPVIARGATIPQKLYKLLTESAQSKEIPYQIEPLPSYTGTDADAIAFNKEGIPTCVLGIPLRYMHTPIEVVCLKDIERTARLVIEFIKKL, encoded by the coding sequence ATGAATAATAATTCAACATATCTTGATGAAATTTTAGAAAAATTATGCAAGGCAAATGGGATTGGTTATGCAGGTGAGATAAAAGATATACTTGTTGGTGAGATAAAACCTTACACTGATGATGCAAGAAACTTTCCTGACGGCAGTGTCTATGGATTAATCAAAGGAATGAGAAATGTAAATGTAATGCTTGCCTGCCATATTGATGAAATTGGCTTTATTGTTAGTAGTATTGAAGATAATGGCTTTATTAGATTCAAACAGGTTGGTGGCTGTGACGACAGAATTTTACCCGGACAGGAAGTTGTCATTCTTGGAAAAAAAGAAATAAAAGGTTATGTAGGTGCCAAACCACCACATTTAATGAAAAAAGAAGAAGTAAATAAGGTAATGACTACTGATAAACTCTTTATTGACACAGGATTGAAACCTGAAGTATTAAAAAAATTTGTGGATATTGGTGATTTTATATGTTTTGCAGGATATTATAATAAACTACAGGGTGATTTTAGAAGTGCTAAAGCACTTGATAATCGTTCGAGCATTGCCTGTGCTATCCTTGTTCTGCGCGAACTTTCAGAACTCGGTTCCCCTGTTAATTTACATTTTGTGGCTACAAATCAGGAAGAATTTTCTGGACTTGGAGCAAGAATTCATTCATACCGTTTGAGTCCTGATTATTGTGTGGTGATTGATGTTACACATGGCGAATATCCTGGGCTTTCAGAGGGTGAATACTTCAGTTTGAATAAAGGGCCGGTTATCGCACGTGGTGCAACAATTCCGCAAAAATTATACAAACTTCTTACTGAAAGTGCCCAATCCAAAGAGATTCCATACCAGATTGAACCCCTGCCGAGTTATACTGGCACCGATGCAGATGCGATTGCGTTTAATAAAGAAGGAATTCCCACCTGTGTTCTGGGTATACCGCTTCGCTATATGCATACGCCAATAGAGGTGGTCTGTCTGAAGGATATTGAGCGGACTGCCCGTCTTGTTATAGAATTCATAAAAAAACTTTGA
- a CDS encoding TRAM domain-containing protein → MLFFKKEERFVLDSSCIIDGRIVNLFEKKFFEGKVIIPYLVRIVVRRKIGVEADKIINNLKKFASVEFVDKNVDGVVEEECVLKTAERRKAKVITASDGYEFYIKSFPELRIINIKELYRILTPIFYPGRIISVRIIKKGLNSNEGVGYIEGVKVIVENGAKYINRNVDVKVVSMIQSETGNLVFGTAVESADSLIETEEQKVKGGQVK, encoded by the coding sequence ATGTTGTTTTTTAAGAAAGAAGAGAGATTTGTTCTTGATTCATCATGCATTATTGATGGACGTATTGTCAACCTTTTTGAAAAGAAATTTTTTGAAGGTAAGGTGATAATACCTTATCTCGTTAGAATCGTCGTCCGTCGAAAAATTGGAGTTGAGGCAGATAAAATAATCAATAATCTCAAAAAATTTGCAAGTGTTGAATTTGTAGATAAAAATGTTGATGGTGTTGTGGAAGAAGAGTGTGTTTTGAAAACTGCCGAACGCAGGAAAGCCAAGGTCATAACTGCATCCGATGGTTACGAATTCTATATCAAATCATTTCCTGAACTGCGTATTATCAATATAAAAGAACTTTACCGCATTCTTACACCAATTTTCTATCCGGGTAGAATAATTTCGGTAAGGATAATTAAAAAGGGATTAAATTCTAATGAAGGGGTGGGTTATATTGAAGGCGTAAAAGTGATAGTGGAAAATGGTGCGAAGTATATAAATCGGAATGTGGATGTTAAGGTTGTTTCAATGATACAATCTGAAACAGGTAATCTTGTATTCGGCACCGCGGTTGAATCCGCCGATAGTCTTATAGAAACTGAAGAACAAAAAGTGAAAGGTGGGCAGGTAAAATGA
- the radA gene encoding DNA repair protein RadA, with protein sequence MKSRFVCQDCGAVSPKWLGRCPNCGAFNTMVEERVDKVETAAKKVKPVVLSSVPYEDYRRRSVGIGEMDRVLGGGLVSGSLILLGGDPGIGKSTLMLQISDFVSKNGGKILYVSGEESSSQIRLRAERLGMSADNISILAETELNSILSVAEEVKPDLMVIDSIQTIYKSEISSAPGSVAQVRECGGDIMRFAKAYNITTVIIGHVTKFGVIAGPKTLEHIVDTVLYFEGDKEGQFRILRAIKNRFGATNELGIFEMTDSGLKGVENPSSIFISDIMAPGAVIVSVIEGSRPFLVEVQALTSPTFFNYPQRVTTGVDYKRLSMLLAVLERRVGINAYGLDCFVNVAGGIKVNEPSSDLGIILAIASSIKNKPVSKTLLVVGEVGLCGEVRPVFGIDMRLREAERLGFKTAIAPAKNKLPNNLQINVMQVSEVNEAVSAIFST encoded by the coding sequence ATGAAGAGCAGGTTTGTCTGTCAGGATTGTGGTGCGGTTTCACCTAAGTGGCTGGGCCGGTGTCCAAACTGTGGCGCCTTTAATACAATGGTTGAAGAAAGAGTTGATAAAGTTGAGACTGCTGCAAAGAAGGTAAAGCCTGTTGTGCTTTCGTCTGTGCCTTATGAGGATTACCGGCGTCGTTCCGTAGGCATAGGTGAAATGGATCGAGTCCTCGGCGGTGGACTTGTTTCAGGTTCTCTAATTCTTCTGGGTGGTGATCCGGGAATTGGTAAGTCTACATTAATGCTACAGATTTCGGATTTTGTTAGCAAAAATGGCGGCAAGATTCTCTATGTAAGTGGAGAGGAATCTTCTTCGCAAATTAGACTACGGGCAGAAAGGCTTGGTATGAGTGCAGATAATATCAGCATCCTCGCCGAGACCGAACTAAATTCAATCCTCAGTGTTGCCGAAGAGGTAAAACCAGATTTGATGGTCATTGATTCAATTCAGACCATTTATAAATCAGAAATATCTTCTGCACCGGGAAGTGTAGCCCAAGTTCGGGAATGTGGTGGTGATATAATGAGATTTGCCAAGGCATATAATATTACGACAGTGATAATCGGACATGTAACAAAATTTGGAGTCATTGCCGGACCCAAGACACTGGAACATATCGTTGATACAGTTTTGTATTTTGAAGGCGACAAAGAAGGTCAGTTCAGAATTTTAAGGGCAATAAAAAATAGGTTTGGTGCAACAAATGAACTTGGTATCTTTGAGATGACGGACAGCGGCCTTAAGGGGGTTGAGAATCCATCAAGCATATTTATCTCAGATATAATGGCTCCGGGTGCGGTTATTGTCTCAGTGATCGAGGGTTCAAGGCCATTTTTAGTTGAGGTCCAGGCATTGACGAGTCCCACATTTTTTAACTACCCCCAGCGTGTTACGACGGGCGTAGATTATAAAAGATTATCAATGTTGCTTGCTGTTCTGGAAAGGCGTGTTGGTATAAATGCCTATGGACTTGATTGTTTTGTCAATGTTGCCGGTGGTATTAAAGTTAATGAGCCTTCAAGCGATTTAGGTATAATCCTTGCTATCGCTTCATCTATAAAAAATAAGCCAGTAAGTAAGACATTACTGGTGGTTGGTGAGGTGGGACTCTGTGGTGAAGTCAGACCAGTTTTCGGGATTGATATGAGATTAAGAGAAGCAGAGAGACTTGGGTTCAAAACCGCAATTGCACCTGCAAAAAATAAATTACCGAACAATTTACAAATAAATGTAATGCAGGTGAGTGAAGTGAATGAAGCAGTTTCGGCAATTTTTTCTACCTGA